One window of Chloroflexus aggregans DSM 9485 genomic DNA carries:
- the fdhD gene encoding formate dehydrogenase accessory sulfurtransferase FdhD, with protein sequence MISRATVRRHTVVKVREGYCRREKDAVVVEEPLEIRLSIPSTQQTVQLATLMRTPDADVELATGFLFGEGIIRDRYDITTIRYCVDAELDDEARFNTLIVNLRADRDLDLEAHRRFFFVSSSCGVCGKASLESLHLRGCTPLIDDPTVRVTCTVLTRIDDTLRQAQRLFARTGGLHAAALFTTSGQLLTLYEDIGRHNAVDKLIGTHVLNGTLAHLRQSMLVVSGRASFEIMQKALMARIPLVVAVGAPSTLAVTLAQHFNMTLIGFLRGAGWNIYTGVERVVRADDHR encoded by the coding sequence ATGATCTCCCGAGCAACCGTTCGTCGGCATACCGTAGTCAAGGTGCGCGAAGGGTATTGCCGGCGCGAAAAAGATGCGGTCGTCGTTGAAGAGCCGCTTGAGATACGGCTCTCCATACCGAGTACTCAGCAGACAGTGCAGCTCGCCACCCTGATGCGCACCCCTGATGCCGATGTGGAGTTGGCTACCGGGTTTCTGTTCGGTGAGGGGATTATTCGTGATCGCTACGACATTACGACCATTCGCTACTGTGTTGATGCGGAACTCGATGACGAGGCGCGCTTCAACACGCTCATTGTCAATCTGCGCGCCGACCGTGATCTCGATCTTGAGGCGCATCGTCGCTTCTTCTTCGTCTCTTCTTCATGCGGTGTTTGTGGTAAAGCCTCGCTCGAGTCGCTCCATCTCCGGGGCTGTACACCGCTGATCGACGATCCGACGGTGCGGGTCACGTGTACCGTTTTGACCAGGATCGATGACACGTTGCGGCAAGCGCAACGACTCTTCGCGCGTACCGGTGGTCTGCATGCTGCCGCCCTCTTCACCACAAGTGGGCAATTGCTTACCCTGTATGAAGACATCGGTCGACACAATGCCGTCGATAAGCTGATCGGTACTCACGTACTCAACGGCACGCTGGCTCACTTACGCCAATCAATGCTGGTAGTCAGTGGGCGGGCGAGCTTTGAAATCATGCAAAAAGCATTAATGGCGCGCATTCCGCTTGTGGTCGCTGTCGGCGCACCGTCAACATTAGCGGTGACGTTGGCTCAGCACTTTAATATGACCCTCATCGGTTTTCTCCGGGGTGCTGGGTGGAATATCTATACCGGTGTCGAACGGGTGGTACGCGCAGACGATCATCGGTAG